Below is a genomic region from Tripterygium wilfordii isolate XIE 37 chromosome 12, ASM1340144v1, whole genome shotgun sequence.
CAATTCTATATTTCTACTCTCCTTCGACTTCTCATCAAACTCCATTGCATCAACATTTACTGATACATGGAGATCCGGTTTCATACAACTGGTCCGCTCATCAAACTTGAGCACTCTCTTTATCTCAATTGCCTCCGGTAAAATATACTTCAATTGAGCCAAGTGACCACGTGAAAACCTCCTACAAACATCATAATTAAGAAATGAGAACATAATATTCTAAATCCAATTCAACCACACCACATTTGCACAAAAGAATGCATggaatacaacaaaaattgaattatcAAAGCAATGATGAATATAAGAATATTGTTATATTTTCTAATATCAGTTTTCTATGTAACCAGATAGAGGATATTGCTTATAGGGACACTGCATCAACAAAATGCTCACTTTccaacattattttatttttctcaggAACCAAACAGAAGACAGCAAAAAATCAGAAGTACAAGCTTTATGGAGGATAAGATGCACACTCATTCATCTTTTGTTTTCCTCGGATTAGTTTTTGTCAGCAAACAAATAAGTGATATAAACTGAAGAATTAAACAAAAGTACAAAATAGTACCTATCAGTCAAACACTCGATTTTGGGGAAAATATTGGTGAAAGTGGTCATCGAACCCTTCAACCTTAGCAACCGGATAGAACTatccaagcaatcaaaaaaCTCAGCCAACATCTCATACCTgccaaaaaaaaacccctaaatTTATTACCACAAATCACCAAAGAATCAAAAACAAACTCAACAAAAATAAACGAATCGTACTTCGGTGGTAGTTTGGCTGACTCATCGATGGTCCTCTTAGGTTTAACGACAGAGGGTGTCTCATCAGGCCATGAAGCGATCTGCCTCCGTACTGGTTTGACTTGGTCCGTTGGATTGTGCCGAGACCGTGTTTGAGCGATCTGACGGATCTCCTTAATAGAGAGCGCAACTCCATGATTCCGGCCACGGCGAGGGAGCGGTGCCGGTTGCTTGTCTGGGGTCTTGAGCGAGCTTAGTGGATTCGGGCTCTGGACCGATTGAACTGCTTTCTTCTTCAGATTCGATTTCAAAGGCGTCGACAGTGAAGAACTCATCGCTTACACACTCAAAGACGGAGAACGGTGGAGTTCACGTCGATTTGGGGCTAGGGTTGAACGAAAACGAAGGGTCACGTATTTATGGGACTTTCCTTTGGCGCGAATGCTGAGCTGGTTCTCGCGCCACGTGGACTCCCGCCAAATAGATCCGTTGCCTCCCGCGGAATTCGTCGGGGCGTGTTTGGAAAACGGGTTAAGGTAATACTGCTTCAACGTAAGGTTACACTCTTATTCCGGGCTTGGTTGCATCTGGGCCTCATAATTTACTGGGGCGGTGAAGAAGGCCCAGCCCAATTAAAGCCCAAGTCCAAAATCCAAGTTTTCGACGGAGGAGAGGAGTCGCCAAAACCCAGCCGGCTGGCATAATTCCGATTACGAGGTGAAGTGTGCGAGGTTCTTCTTCTACCCAAGGAATATAAAGAACGAAGTATTCACCTCCACGTCTCCTTCTGATCAATCGCACAAGACAATcaaaatattaatcaaaataattctCGCAAAAATCTTCTTTTCTTCCACGCAACAAAACCCCTCTCTTTTCTGGGTTTTCTCTGCAATCAATCCTTTCTTCAACTTCTTGATCCATATCCTTTTGTTTCGGATTCTGGGTGATATAAATTTTACTGGGTACCATTTAATTTCACAGTTCGTTACCTGCGTTTGATTGTCTGTTCGCTTAATCGGAGCTATTCGTTGGTGGGCAGCAGGTAATTTCGTCTTCTGTCGCTTATGCACtgaatttttggattttttggcGTGATATTGTACcacatttttttccccttctgagAGAAGGAAGTTTTCGGGGATGTTTGCAATATCTTTCTGTATTCTGATTAGTATCAACATTTGAAACTGACTTCAAACTCGCCAAAAATATGATCTTTTTGTTTGTGGCAAGGTGTTTTATCAGTCTTGGGTAGGTCAATAACTTTTTATCTATCCCTTCTGATTATGCTGAACTCTGCTGGGAGAAAGATCCAGTTTTTATTCTTTCTTGAAAATTTATCCTGCCATATTTAGAAGTTTTGTGTTGACTAACTATGACGGGCTGATTACGTGTCCAAAAAgatgtattggcttcttaaccttaACTTGGTGCGGTCTTGATTACGTTGGCATTTTTTTGAACTTCCAAACTCTGGCATTGCTTCGCTTGCACTAACTGTTTAGAGTATATCGGTGCTGAAATAGAATTGATTAACTCTAGGACTGGATGTGAGGAATGGACAGGTACTTGCTGGATGATTTGCATGAGGGAAAAACTAAAATAGGTGAAGCTAGTTTCAATATGCATCAGACTGTAAACTTTGAAGAcaagcttcattttttttaaggttAATAATTGGATGTGCTGGATTTatgttttgtcttcttttgtattccaaaagaataaaaatatttttctgtgTTTTGAAAGCCAAACTGTTTAGCTAAAAGAAGCTGAAGTTCATGCAACTTAAAcaactttatttatttactttggTTATTTATTTTCTGTTGGGGCTGGTGGGTGGGGGTTGTGGCAGTCTTCAGGTTCTGATTATTATTGTTTCTCTCTTACTCTTTATTGTATGTGATCTTTGTGAATAAATGCTGACAGAAGGGGTTATTGTTTCATTGTTCTCACAGAATCTTAATTTAACAGACGACTGGGGAATGGACTGGTTGTTTTTGCATGCTGAAATTGTTTCTGAATGATGTTCAGTGGCAAAAGGGATTCTATTGCTCTCAACATTTTCAAATGGAAATGGAGTGGTGAATCATCTTTGAGGACAGGATTGCTTCAGGATGTGCCTCCTGAGATTGAGTTGTCTGATTATGGAAGGGTGCCAAGTCCCAGAAGTGAGAGCCCTTCTGGGCTTCTTAATGGTGAGAGCTTGAAAGTGGAACCGATTGCTGATTTGGACTTGTTTTTTGAAAGGATATACAGCTACTACTGTGAGAAAGGGCTTTGGTGCATTATCATAAAGTGGATAGTTGAGCTGCTGAGCCTGGGTTTCACTATTTGTTTCTCCGGATTTTTCTTACTATTTGTTGATTGGAATGGTCTTCGTAATGCAAAGTGTGGCTTGGATGCAATCGAATCTGGAACTAAGCCTTGTGATCTTGCTAAAGAAGCTCTTCATCAACACCCACTAACCCCTCTAACACTTTCCAAGACCATTATTGTTGTATATTTGGGGTTATTTTCCATTTATTGGATCTTCtgttttttaaggttttttgctCAGTTAAAGGTCACTCTAGGAATCCGTCACTTCTATTACAACAGGTGAGTCTAAATTCGATCTTCTCTAAAAGCATCATCAAAGCATAAGTTTTGGATTTGACGTGAAACCCTCTTGTTTTATTGACAAGTTTGATATAAATCCAACAAATAAGCttatcatctttttttttcagtttgcaTGTTACGGACAATGAAATTCAAACCATGCCATGGGCAACAATTCTTGAAAAGGTTGTTCAGTTACAAAGCACACAACAGCTCTGTGTGGTGAAGGATCTTTCTACACATGACATCGTGATGCGCTTGATGCGGAAGGAGAACTACTTGATTGGGATGCTGAACAAAGGGGTGCTTGCTTTCCCATTCTCTCAGTGGGTCCCAGGGATTGGTCCGACCATCAGATGTGGTTCTAATGGAAAACAGTATCGCCTAATACTAACAAAAATCCTTGAGTGGACCTTAAATTGGTGCATCCTACAGAGCATGTTTGATCGGTATGCTAACTGTTTCTTGAATAtatttctccatagatgaatttTTCCAATTTTGCATATATGTCTGATATTTTTGTGATAGATTGCTATTGATTGAGTGGAATAGCAGCAATGGGTTTTTTAAATGGTCTATTCAAAACAAAGTGGGatggtattttgttgattagttAATAAATTCATGTCATGAAATTTTTGATGGGAGAACTTTAAATTTTGTTGTTTATTCATGTGTATATTATTTGTGTTGATAACATAAATCCTAAGAACATGGCACCAGCCCTTTTTActgctttttttctttcttgtttctcATTAATTTTCATTGGATGGCTTGATCATTAGATTGTTTGTTGGATATATTATCATTTTCTGACTAGTCTTCCATCTTTCTTCAGAAACTTTTGTGTCAGAAGGGACTTCGTTTCTAATCCTAAAACATTAAAGAAAAGGCTTATGGTAGTTGGCCTTGCAATGCTACTACTTTCTCCATTTCTTGTTATATTCATGCTGGTGTATCTTTTCTTGCGGCATGCTGAACAATTCTATAATCATCCAAGTACGGCATCATCCCGAAGATGGTCGAACTTGGCAAAGTGGACTTTTAGAGAATTCAATGAGGTATATTACATCACTTATACTTGTATTATTTCaaatgcctttttttttctttttctttctctttctggTGTAAAATCAATGTGGGATCGACTGTCAACTGTCAAGAGTCTCCATTTTGTGCAAAAGTTGAAATGTAGGATGTTTAAGTTAACTGCAGAGCCTTACTTTAATACTCTCTGTTCGTTGGCTATTACATGAGGATGTCAGATGTATATGGTACTCTTTGTTTCCTCACGCATGATTCCCTGAAAACCACTTCTTGGTTACAGGTTGACCATTTGTTCAAGCACCGGATCAACAACAGTGTTGTGCATGCTATTGATTATCTTAAGCAATTCCCTTCTCCTATCATATCAATAATTGCCAAGTTTATCTCTTTCGTGTCTGGTGGCTTCGCTGCTATTTTGCTCATCATTGCATTTCTGGAGGAATCTCTGCTAGAAGGCCATGTAATGTCTACTTGATTCTACTCTTTTCTTAGTATATTGTTGATGACTGTTGTTCTTATTGTTATCTGGatctttttaaatatttttggggtggttttgattacaaaatgTGCAGCTATTTGGTCGCAACTTGCTTTGGTATGCTGCTGTTTTTGGAACTATAACTGCAATCAGCCGGGCTGCAGTTATGGATGAGATTCTGGTCCTTGATCCAGAAGGTGCAATGTCAATGGTGGTCCAGCATACACATTATATGCCAAAAAAATGGCGTGGGAAAGAAAATACTGAAATGGTCAGGATAGAGTTTGAGACTCTGTTTCAGGTAATCCTGCTGAAGAATCAGTCTCACATTTGCTATAGAACTACTAGGATGTTTTAATGTAACAAATTCTCAAGTTACTACTTCGGTGTGCTCAGGTCCTCGGAGTCTTAGATTGTTGTCTGGCCATGTCCCTGTTTGAATTGGCTAATATGCTCTAAATGTCGCATTCCTTCCCCTCCCCACAAAAAATGCTCGTAGTTTTTGTCAGTTGACAGTGTTGAACTGAAAACTGCACCAACTTGCTTTAAATTTTAGTATTTGGTGGATGATGATTCTTTCAATTTTCTATATGATGCAGTATACTGGAATGATGTTGCTCGAGGAGATGGCTTCAATTTTCCTTACTCCACTCTTGCTTCTGTTTGTGGTCCCTAAGGTTTTCTTTCATCTCACTGACTGAGCAGATATCTTTCCTATATCATCTCTACTTTTGCGCCATGTTTTTGAGAGGCACTGATTTTCCAATTCAATGACTTTTTTTGAACTATGTATTCTATATTTATTTTCCAGCGGGTGGATGACATATTGCAATTCATTGCGGATTTTACAGTGGATATTGAAGGTGTTGGTCATGTTTGCAGGTTAGTTCGTCCAATTTTGGTCCTTCGTCTGGAGATTTAACAATTATTGCCTATATATTCTTTTTCTCAACACTCATGGAATTCATTTCTGTCACTTATATTTTATCAGTTTTAGTGCCTTTGATTTTCGAAACCATGGAAATAGCAATTATGGTTCTCCATCTCATACACCACGAAACCAGAGGAGTTCCCAGGGAAAGATGGAGAAATCATTCTTGAGGTATGACTACAGCTATCAACTTTCTGAatcaatttcttgattttcATGACAAACTATATTATTGTACTTCTTATCAGAAGCTTGAGCTACTTCTCATATGTTTATAAGGTATCCTTTCACTAGGAGTTAATGTGCTCTCGGGCACTGCTGAGTAGAAAGGCTAAACTTGATTGAGACACATTGCACATATTAGGCACAGTTGGTCTTTGTCAGTAAAAACTGTTTGGATCCCTTGTATAGTGGTTCTGTTGGCTCGGGCATGGGATGGACCTCCTTCCCTGGTCATCTGGTCCAGTTAGAAATAATAGGTACAATATGGGATTTTGGCACATATGATGGCGGAGCTTGCCGCACGGCTTTGACCAAATCAAAATATGTGCTAGGAATAGGTTTAATCTACTGGAACCTGGCACAGCCCAAGATTGAATATGTTCagtttaatttttcaatttttttttgtaatgtaaaCCTTCTTGGTGGGGATGTGAACTATAAGTTTTGATCCCCTGTTCTTGTGGACTAGGAGGTGGCAACGTTACCACCTGAACTAGGGTCTGTTCCCCAGGGAGGTTTACTTATTCATGTAGTTCAATTCATCTTTGATATAATATTTTTCGGGCTCATATATGGATATACCGCCCATAAATTGTTCAATCACATCATTCGTTTGGCTTCTCTGGTATTGTTTTGGGAATTTTGTCCATATTCATGTCTATTTGCTCCATGTGCACTTAAAATGTATTTATTCCGCGTTTTCCACAGAGTTGGGATGGAGACCCGACTAGACTTTAAAAATATGGGACAGGATGTATTTTTCTGGAATTTGTGTTTGTTCCCCCTCTATTTGTTTCCTGTCTTGAAAATTGGGTGAAGCATTGGAAGAAAGCTTTATGTTATTGAAATTATTTCGCGTGGTTCCTTGTCTCATTTTATGATAATTCAATTATGGTTGCAGTTTTCAAACAACCTATCCTTCATGGGAAACAAACATCCAGGGAAAGCAATTCTTGTTAAATCTTCGAACATTCAGGGAGCAGAAGTTGCAAGGACTGGGGATGAGACATTTATATTCCCCTCCTAGAACATGGCGAGGAAGCCCTCACTTGAGAGATCGTGGGGACAGAAACAGCACATTTTCAAGGGAAATGCCCCAGTATATTCCCAGAACTGGCTATCAGTTGGGATCTTTGTGGCTAATTGATGCAGATCAAAAGAATCACCCCTACCTTCTCGATTGGTATTACACCTCTCGGCCTCATCAGTCGACAAATTATAGTAGAGATCCTCTGAGGGAACAAACCGAAGTCCCTGGGGAACATCCTGGAGATTATTGGACGCCACCGAACATGACACAAGGCCACAGAAATTATGAAGATTACTGGGGTCACCATAATGGAGATCGATCAGAATCCCATATGGGGGCTTCTACATCGGGCCCTTTGTTCCGCGAGAGCATACTTCAGCATCATGATTCTGGCAATGTAGGACAACCTACTAAAAGCCATTGGTGGGCTAGAAGTGGCCCAGTTGGTGGACATCCCCGAGCAAGTTTTCTTGAGCCTCCTGACTTCAACCGGTACACTTCTGATAAGCATAGTGATAAACTTTCTGATAGAAGCTTAGAGGAGCATGATCAAATCTTGGACTGGGGGAGTTCATACAGGTTATCACGGACTTGCATGGACGGCCTTGACCTCGAGGCGGGTGGTGATATTAGTCTTCCATTTGATGATGTCTATAGCAGACCTCCTGAAACTCCAACCATATACCGGGATCCCTCACGCTTTGAGTGACCAATTATCTCTTTATTGCTTAGGGGCTCGCGTCTTCAGATGTATGAATGCAAACGGGTTTCCATGGCTGGAACATGCCTTGTTTTACTTGGCAAGGAGGAAACTATATTCTTTGATGTATATAAATTCATTGTGAAGTTAGGTTCTCTGTAGGCCTCAACTTGATGGCCTACCTTACAGAATATCATTGGAAGCAGCCTTCTGAAAGTGTAAAAAACAATTCCTATCCATTGATCAGATTTCATTCCAATTCTCAAATCTGTTTGTATATATCTGGATCTGTTTAACTCTCTTGATTGATGTTCTTCTGTGTTCTTTTGAAAGTCCAAAAAAAGAAGGATGTTTGAACAACTTCATATTAGTTTAGTGGTTGTATCATCGGATTTAGAGGTGAAAGATCCCTCGTCTCTCAGGTCATGTAGTCAAGCCAGTGGGACGTAATTTCTTAGGGTTTTTTGGATTTCATAGGTCAATGGCACGGGTTTGCTTTCTGATAGGGTTAAGAATCCTATTCTAACCTCGGTCCAATTTTACTTGCACATTGGGCTTCGACCCAAGACTAAATTGGTGGTTCATTGTGCATACGGAGTGGTCATCTTGGGTTTAAAACTGATGCAGGGATCACAAAGTAGCTGTTGGATTAAGGTTTTTTCGGTAAAAAAAAGAGCGCTGGGCCTTTTCCGGTAAAAATATGAATGTTTGATTAGGGTGTTCGGATTATGATCCGACAAGTTAAGATCCCCGACCACGTAAAGCTCTGTTATAGCCCGCTGAGCCTAAACCGTTCTCCGTGAACAGAGAAGCCAAGCATCTCTCAAGGGTTTTGCGAGGTTTTACAGAATCACAGAAATCCCACCATGAAAAGagcttcattttccttcctCTCAAGCCTCACTCGCCACAAACCCCGATCGTTTGGGCTATCCTCCACCAGAAACTACAATTTCGACCCCTCTTCTTCCTTTCATTCACTTCACTCACCAACCCATCTCAAGCCCCGGACGAGAAGCCATGGCTTACTCATCGAGCTCCACGGGTACCAATCATACCCATATCGAAGCATTAACACCCTTGTTGAGAAACAGCCTCAAATCTCATCTAGGCAGCGGAAAATCAAGGAAAAGTCTGAACTTGAAGAAGCCTTTGAGTCTGCGAAGACGGCTGAGGAGATGCTCAAGGCTTTCAAGAACATGGAGTCTTCTTTTAATGAGTCGGAACTTGGTTTATCTGCCTTGAAAGTTGGACTCAAGCTTGACCAAGAAGGTGAGGACCCTGAAAAGACTCTTTCTTTTGCCTTTAGAGCACTGAAGGCTCTGGATACAGATGATAGTAAACCTTCTCTACTTATTGCCATGACTTTGCAATTGATGGGTTCTGGGAATTATAGTTTAAAAAGGTTCAATGATTGCTTGGGGTATCTAAATAGGGCCAATAGAATGCTAGGCAGATTAGAAGCAGAGGGTTCTAGTGCTGCTGAGGATATTAAGCCAGTGCTGCATGCAGTGCAGCTTGAATTGGCCAATGTGAAGACAGCTATGGGAAGAAGAGAGGAGGCTCTGGAAAATCTTAAGAAATGCTTGGAAattaagaatacaatgttggaaGATGATAGCAAGGAGTTAGGTGTAGCAAATAGGGATTTGGCAGAAGCATTTGTTAACGTCTTGAATTTTAAAGAAGCATTGCTATATGCTTCAAAAGCATTGGAGATACATAAGAATGCACTGGGCCAAAACTCAGTGGAGGTTGCACGTGATAGGAGACTTCTTGGGGTCATATATACTGGGTTGGAGGAACACCAGAAGGCATTGGAGCAGAATGAGTTATCAAAGAAGGTTTTGAAGAATTGGGGTCTCGGTTCTGATGTGCTTTGCGCAGAGATAGATGCCGCCAATATGCAAATTGCATTGGGAAAGTATGAGGAGGCAATTAATACCTTGAAGGATGTTGTTCAACAAACTGAGCAAGAGAGTGAGACTCGAGCTTTGGTTTTTATTACTATGGCAAAAGCTTTGTGTAATCAAGAAAAGTTTGGAGACTCCAAGAAGTGTTTGGAGATTGCTTGTGGGATTCTTGGCAAAaaagaaacagtctctccagtTGAGGTTGCAGAGGCCTACTCAGAAATATCGATGCAATATGAAACTATGAATGAGTTTGAGACTGCAATTGTGCTGTTGAAAAGAACATTGGCTCTACTCGAGAAACTCCCCCAAGAACAACACTCTGAAGGAAGCGTTTCTGCTAGGATAGGATGGTTACTCCTGTTGACAGGTAAGGTGCAACAGGCAATTCCTTACTTGGAAAGTGCTGCAGAAAGGTTGAAAGAGAGCTTTGGTTCCAAGCATTTTGCAGTGGGGTATATTTACAACAATTTGGGTGCAGCTTATTTGGAATTAGATAGACCACAATCAGCTGCACAAGTGTTTGCTGTGGCAAAGGACATTATGGATGTCACACTTGGTCCCCATCATGCAGATTCCATTGAGGCATGCCAGAACCTCTCAAAAGCATATGGTGCAATGGGAAGGTAAgcaattttcttttctctagTG
It encodes:
- the LOC120010692 gene encoding protein KINESIN LIGHT CHAIN-RELATED 1-like codes for the protein MKRASFSFLSSLTRHKPRSFGLSSTRNYNFDPSSSFHSLHSPTHLKPRTRSHGLLIELHGYQSYPYRSINTLVEKQPQISSRQRKIKEKSELEEAFESAKTAEEMLKAFKNMESSFNESELGLSALKVGLKLDQEGEDPEKTLSFAFRALKALDTDDSKPSLLIAMTLQLMGSGNYSLKRFNDCLGYLNRANRMLGRLEAEGSSAAEDIKPVLHAVQLELANVKTAMGRREEALENLKKCLEIKNTMLEDDSKELGVANRDLAEAFVNVLNFKEALLYASKALEIHKNALGQNSVEVARDRRLLGVIYTGLEEHQKALEQNELSKKVLKNWGLGSDVLCAEIDAANMQIALGKYEEAINTLKDVVQQTEQESETRALVFITMAKALCNQEKFGDSKKCLEIACGILGKKETVSPVEVAEAYSEISMQYETMNEFETAIVLLKRTLALLEKLPQEQHSEGSVSARIGWLLLLTGKVQQAIPYLESAAERLKESFGSKHFAVGYIYNNLGAAYLELDRPQSAAQVFAVAKDIMDVTLGPHHADSIEACQNLSKAYGAMGSYTLAVEFQQRVVYAWESHGPGARDELMEARRILEQLKRTAGRTSMNQLPTKALPLPHTSLSVKSS
- the LOC120010879 gene encoding autophagy-related protein 9-like, whose translation is MMFSGKRDSIALNIFKWKWSGESSLRTGLLQDVPPEIELSDYGRVPSPRSESPSGLLNGESLKVEPIADLDLFFERIYSYYCEKGLWCIIIKWIVELLSLGFTICFSGFFLLFVDWNGLRNAKCGLDAIESGTKPCDLAKEALHQHPLTPLTLSKTIIVVYLGLFSIYWIFCFLRFFAQLKVTLGIRHFYYNSLHVTDNEIQTMPWATILEKVVQLQSTQQLCVVKDLSTHDIVMRLMRKENYLIGMLNKGVLAFPFSQWVPGIGPTIRCGSNGKQYRLILTKILEWTLNWCILQSMFDRNFCVRRDFVSNPKTLKKRLMVVGLAMLLLSPFLVIFMLVYLFLRHAEQFYNHPSTASSRRWSNLAKWTFREFNEVDHLFKHRINNSVVHAIDYLKQFPSPIISIIAKFISFVSGGFAAILLIIAFLEESLLEGHLFGRNLLWYAAVFGTITAISRAAVMDEILVLDPEGAMSMVVQHTHYMPKKWRGKENTEMVRIEFETLFQYTGMMLLEEMASIFLTPLLLLFVVPKRVDDILQFIADFTVDIEGVGHVCSFSAFDFRNHGNSNYGSPSHTPRNQRSSQGKMEKSFLSFQTTYPSWETNIQGKQFLLNLRTFREQKLQGLGMRHLYSPPRTWRGSPHLRDRGDRNSTFSREMPQYIPRTGYQLGSLWLIDADQKNHPYLLDWYYTSRPHQSTNYSRDPLREQTEVPGEHPGDYWTPPNMTQGHRNYEDYWGHHNGDRSESHMGASTSGPLFRESILQHHDSGNVGQPTKSHWWARSGPVGGHPRASFLEPPDFNRYTSDKHSDKLSDRSLEEHDQILDWGSSYRLSRTCMDGLDLEAGGDISLPFDDVYSRPPETPTIYRDPSRFE